The window CCACGTTGAGCTTCTCGGCGGAGCGCCGGATGACCTGCTCGAGCTCCTCCGGTTCGTAGAACTCCAGGTGGGCGGTGAAGCCGAAACGGTCGCGGAGGGGGTTGGGCAGCATCCCCGAGCGCGTCGTCGCGCCGACGAGGGTGAAGGGGGCGAGATCCAGCGGGATGCTGGTGGCCCCCGCGCCCTTTCCGACCATGATGTCGATGCGGAAGTCCTCCATGGCGAGATAGAGCATCTCCTCCGCGGAGCGGGCCATCCGATGGATCTCGTCGATGAAGAGCACCTCGCCGGGGACCAGGCTCGACAGCAGCGCGGCGAGGTCGCCGGCGTGCTGGATCGCAGGGCCACTGGACATCCGCAGCATCCGCTCGCTCTCATACGCGACGATCATCGCCAGCGTCGTCTTGCCGAGTCCCGGCGGGCCCGAGAGCAGGATGTGGTCGGCCGGCCGCTGCTGGATGCGCGCCGCTTGCAGGAGCAATTGGAGCTGGCCGCGTACCTTCTGCTGCCCGACGAAATCGGCGAGCGAGGTGGGCCGTAGCGCCCCCTCGATGGCGAGCTCTGTCTCGTCGGCGGGCTCGGCAGGATCCAGGACCTCACCCACGGAGGGTCTCCCGGGCGGGGCCGAGCTCGGCGAGGGTGCGGCGCAGGAGCGCGCCCACGGAGGAGCGGTCGGCGTCGGTCGCGCTCTCGGACACCGAAGCCACCGCTTCGGCCGCCGTCCGCTCGGACCAGCCGAGGCCGACCAGCGCCTGGACGACCTGAGCGCCGAGGTCCGGAGCGGGTGCCGTCGCGGTCGCCGCGCCCGCGGGGCGGGCGGGGGCGAGCTTGCCGGCGAGCTGCACGACGATGAGCTTGGCGGTCTTGGGCCCAATGCCCGAGACGCGTCGGAACGGCGCGTCGTCGTCGGCAGCCACGGCATCGGCGATCTGCGGCACCGTGAGGGTGGCCAGCACCCCCAGGGCAGATTTCGGACCGACCCCGGTGACGCCCAGCAGCACTGAGAACACCGCGAGCTCCTCTCGGGTCGAGAAGCCGAACAGCGACAGTGCGTCTTCGCGGACGATGAGAGCGGTGTGCAGGAGCACACGCTCCCCCACCGGGGCGCTGCGCGAGACCTGCGGCGTCACGGCGACGGAGAACCCGACGCCGCCGACCTCGACGATCATGCTGTCCGCCTCGACGTGCAGCACGGTGCCGTGGAGGGAGGAGATCATGCGGACAGCCTAGACGACACTTCGGACATATGTTCTAGCGACACCCCGGCGGTGCCCTCAGCGACGAGCGAGCCGCTCGGCGTCGGCCCATCGCTGCTGAGCCGGGGTGAGCGCACCCGCGGCCGGGCCGGCGGCGGAGGAACCGCGCCGCCACGCATGGCACAGCGCGAGCGCGAGCGCATCCGCGGCGTCGGCAGGCTGGGGCAGGGCGTCCAGGCGCAGCACGCGCGCGACCATCGTCTGCACCTGGCGCTTGTCGGCCGCTCCGTACCCGGTGACGGCCGCCTTCACCTCGGTCGGCGTGTGCGTGGCGGCAGGGATGCCCGCCTCTCCCGCGACGAGGAGGGCGATGCCGCTGGCCTGCGCCGTGCCCATGACGGTCTGGCGGTTGTGCTGCGCGAACACCCGCTCGACGGCCACGGCGGCGGGATCGTGAGCTCTGACGACGTCGCGCAGGCCCGCCGCGAGGGCGGCGAGCCGAAACTCGATGGGGGCGTCCGCCTCCGTACGGATGACGCCGACGTAGACCAGACGCGCGCTGCGGTCGGCGGCGACGTCGACGACGCCGACCCCGCACCGGGTCAGCCCGGGGTCGACACCCAGCACCCGGAGGGAGGGAACGCGCGAGGAGGCCACCCCGCAACGGTAGGTGTCACACGGGCCGTCGGGGGTGAGGCGCGCCCCGGCCTCAGTCCTCCGCTTCGAGCTCGGCCTGCACCTCGGGGGTCAGGTCGAGATTGCTGAAGACGTTCTGCACGTCGTCGCTGTCCTCGAGGGCGTCGATCAGCCGGAACACCTTCCGCGCGGTGTCGGCGTCGACCTCGACCTTGAGGTTGGGGACGAACTCGACGTCGGCCGAGTCGTAGTCGATCCCGGCGTCCTGGAGCGCCGTGCGCACCGACACCAGCTCGCTGGCCTCGGTGATGACCGCGAAGCCCTGGCCGTGCGGCTCGACCTCTTCGGCGCCGGCGTCGAGGACGGCCAGCATGACGTCATCCTCGCTCGTCCCCTCACCGGGGACGACGATCACGCCCTTGCGGGTGAAGTTGTAGGCGACACTTCCGGGATCGGCGAGGTTGCCCCCGTTCCGCGACAGCGCGGTGCGTACCTCGGCGGCGGCGCGGTTGCGGTTGTCGGTCAGACACTCGATCATGAGCGCCACGCCGTTCGGACCGTATCCCTCGTACATGATCGAGGTGTACTCGACCGCTTCGCCGCCGATCCCCGCACCGCGCTTGATCGCGCGGTCGATGTTGTCGTTGGGGACGGAGGTCTTCTTGGCCTTCTGCACGGCGTCGTACAGGGTCGGGTTGCCGGAGAGGTCGGCACCGCCGATCTTGGCGGCGACCTCGATGTTCTTGATGAGCTTGGCGAACGACTTCGCACGGCGGGCGTCGATGACGGCCTTCTTGTGCTTGGTGGTCGCCCACTTGGAGTGGCCGGACATGCCATCGATTCTAGCCGCGCCTCTCCTCCCGCCCCCGCGACCCCTCCCCGTCCCCTCCCCGTCGCCGCCCGCGGCCCCCCTCCCCGTCCCCGCGAGAGTGCATCTGCGCGCCGAGGGCGCGGAACGCACCCGCATCCTCGGCGCCCCGTTGCACTCTCGCGGGAGCAGCGGGACACTGTCGCCATGGGAGGACACTGTCGCCATGGAGGACACTGTCGCCATGGATGAGCGCGACGCGGCGCTGGACGCCGCCCACCAGGCGGCGGCGGACTTCCTCGCCTCTCTACCCGACCGCCCCGTCTGGCCGCGGGCGAGCGTCGAGGAGATGACCGCTGCGCTGGGCGGGCCGCTCCCCCGCACCGGCACTCCTGCTCCCGAGGTGATCCGCAGCCTCGCCGCCCGCGCCGACCCGGGCCTGGTCGCCATCCCCGGCGGGCGGTTCTTCGGCTTCGTCATCGGCGGTACGCTCCCGGCAGCGCTCGCCGCCGACTGGCTGGTGTCGGCCTGGGACCAGAACTCCGGCACGAGCGCCATGACCACCGCCACCGTCGCGCTGGAGCGCATCGCCGGAGAGTGGCTGCTGGGAGATCCTCGACCTTCCCCGCGGCGCCTCCGTCGGGTTCGTCACGGGCGCCCAGGTGTCCAACTTCGTCTGCCTCTCCGTCGCCCGGCACGCACTTCTTCGGCGCCGCGGCTGGGACTTCACCCGGCAGGGGCTCGCCGGATCACCGCCCGTGCGGCTCGTCGTCGGCCGCGACCGCCACGGGTCGGTCGATCGCGCGGCGCGCTTCCTCGGGCTCGGCGTGGCCGACACGGTCGTCGTCGATTCCGACACGGACGGCCGGATGAGACCGGACGCCCTCGCCCGCGCTCTCGACGAGCAGACCACGGCGGATGCGGCGACGATCGTCTGCCTGCAGGCGGGCGAAGTCCACACCGGAGCCTTCGACCCGTTCGCCGAGCTCATCCCGATCGCGAAGTCGCACGGGGCGTGGGTCCACGTCGACGGCGCATTCGGTCTGTGGGCGGCGGCCTCGCCGCGCCTTCACGCCCTCA of the Microbacterium invictum genome contains:
- the ruvA gene encoding Holliday junction branch migration protein RuvA gives rise to the protein MISSLHGTVLHVEADSMIVEVGGVGFSVAVTPQVSRSAPVGERVLLHTALIVREDALSLFGFSTREELAVFSVLLGVTGVGPKSALGVLATLTVPQIADAVAADDDAPFRRVSGIGPKTAKLIVVQLAGKLAPARPAGAATATAPAPDLGAQVVQALVGLGWSERTAAEAVASVSESATDADRSSVGALLRRTLAELGPARETLRG
- the ruvC gene encoding crossover junction endodeoxyribonuclease RuvC — its product is MASSRVPSLRVLGVDPGLTRCGVGVVDVAADRSARLVYVGVIRTEADAPIEFRLAALAAGLRDVVRAHDPAAVAVERVFAQHNRQTVMGTAQASGIALLVAGEAGIPAATHTPTEVKAAVTGYGAADKRQVQTMVARVLRLDALPQPADAADALALALCHAWRRGSSAAGPAAGALTPAQQRWADAERLARR
- the ruvB gene encoding Holliday junction branch migration DNA helicase RuvB, producing the protein MGEVLDPAEPADETELAIEGALRPTSLADFVGQQKVRGQLQLLLQAARIQQRPADHILLSGPPGLGKTTLAMIVAYESERMLRMSSGPAIQHAGDLAALLSSLVPGEVLFIDEIHRMARSAEEMLYLAMEDFRIDIMVGKGAGATSIPLDLAPFTLVGATTRSGMLPNPLRDRFGFTAHLEFYEPEELEQVIRRSAEKLNVEIPAASRSEIARRSRGTPRIANRLLRRVRDYLIVHRGGGAADAAAVDAALELYDVDRIGLDRLDRAVLDALIRRFHGGPVGLGTLAVAVGEEPDTIESVVEPYLVRIGFMGRTPRGRVATPDAYAHLGAPHREGTLRFDDL
- a CDS encoding YebC/PmpR family DNA-binding transcriptional regulator, which gives rise to MSGHSKWATTKHKKAVIDARRAKSFAKLIKNIEVAAKIGGADLSGNPTLYDAVQKAKKTSVPNDNIDRAIKRGAGIGGEAVEYTSIMYEGYGPNGVALMIECLTDNRNRAAAEVRTALSRNGGNLADPGSVAYNFTRKGVIVVPGEGTSEDDVMLAVLDAGAEEVEPHGQGFAVITEASELVSVRTALQDAGIDYDSADVEFVPNLKVEVDADTARKVFRLIDALEDSDDVQNVFSNLDLTPEVQAELEAED